A part of Thermotoga petrophila RKU-1 genomic DNA contains:
- a CDS encoding carbohydrate ABC transporter permease, with protein sequence MKRLKPLLLLFPLLAFVIIFFVIPVVLTVVIAFTDMDYSFVWNFVGFQNFRDISTDFIIPRVIANTFIYTFGTLGLFNLGTALLISLLTTSISDRWGNFFRTLWMLPRLTPSVVYGLLWLWMFDPTEYGLVNFIRGLFGLPPQDWLHSAPMWMVIFANGFIGASMGMLVFTAAIKSIPEDYYRAARIDGASWFMVVRRITLPLIKWHLLFVTAYQTLSLLASFEYILIITDGGPVYRTEVWALYTYHNAFSHFRFGYGAALSIILVIIGVVSALVYMKFFGFESLMEKPKVEVE encoded by the coding sequence GTGAAAAGACTGAAGCCGTTACTTTTGCTTTTTCCTCTTCTTGCCTTCGTGATCATTTTCTTTGTGATCCCTGTTGTTCTCACCGTAGTGATCGCGTTCACAGACATGGACTATTCGTTCGTATGGAATTTCGTGGGGTTTCAGAATTTCAGGGATATTTCCACGGATTTCATTATTCCACGTGTGATAGCGAACACCTTCATATACACTTTCGGTACGTTGGGACTTTTCAACCTTGGAACGGCCCTTCTTATTTCACTTCTCACAACGTCGATCAGCGATAGATGGGGTAACTTCTTCAGGACTCTCTGGATGCTTCCAAGACTCACGCCGTCTGTTGTTTATGGACTCCTCTGGCTCTGGATGTTCGATCCCACAGAGTACGGACTTGTGAACTTCATACGGGGACTCTTCGGCCTTCCTCCACAGGACTGGCTTCACAGTGCTCCTATGTGGATGGTGATCTTCGCAAACGGTTTCATAGGTGCTTCGATGGGAATGCTTGTCTTCACAGCGGCGATAAAATCCATACCAGAAGATTACTACAGGGCAGCCCGTATCGATGGAGCGAGTTGGTTTATGGTGGTGAGGAGAATCACCCTTCCTCTGATAAAGTGGCATCTTCTCTTCGTGACTGCATACCAGACACTTTCCCTTCTTGCCTCTTTTGAATACATACTCATCATCACGGACGGTGGACCCGTTTACAGAACAGAGGTGTGGGCACTCTACACGTACCACAACGCCTTTTCACACTTCAGATTCGGCTACGGTGCAGCCCTTTCGATCATCCTCGTTATCATAGGTGTGGTTTCTGCTCTTGTCTACATGAAGTTCTTCGGTTTTGAATCTCTCATGGAAAAACCGAAGGTCGAGGTGGAATGA
- a CDS encoding ABC transporter substrate-binding protein, producing MRKLLLVIILTIGLLMFAEEITITAWTVGPDNPSYYRFDNLKTAAERLNKILKDLGVDLTVKVDGYFDTTDWSSFKQKVVFGIKSGQVVDIICSGHDDIGAWAKAGYIIPLDDYVKKYWDEEYYDFIPSLWEATKYKGKIYGIPQDTEARPFYINKQVLKKLGWSDEEINSLPDRIARGEFTFEDFIEVAKEAVEKGLVEWGLYHRPKAGIDYYQLMISMGIDFYDEEKAVFVYNVKEMKDYFKLLYDLANTYKILPKNMIGTPWTSVHKDVTSGKVLAWMGGTWNWAEWKKDYGKTEEELQDMFILAPVPKFKGRGRPNTLSHPIVYMIPSTSKYPDIAFLLITLASAPELNMRHAVESGHLPIRWQQTVLPEYTKEFIMVEGTKLLPYSGFIPNDDMFNLYTQIIFEGMQMAESGMDPEKVAEDVAKRLKSQLKDRVVIVE from the coding sequence ATGAGAAAGCTTCTACTTGTGATCATCTTGACCATAGGTCTTTTGATGTTCGCAGAAGAGATCACCATCACCGCGTGGACCGTGGGACCCGATAATCCATCTTACTACAGGTTTGACAATCTGAAAACAGCTGCAGAGAGGCTGAACAAGATTCTGAAGGACCTTGGAGTCGATCTCACCGTCAAAGTCGATGGCTACTTTGATACGACGGATTGGAGTTCTTTCAAGCAGAAGGTTGTCTTTGGAATCAAGTCTGGTCAGGTAGTGGATATCATCTGTTCGGGACACGACGACATAGGAGCCTGGGCGAAAGCGGGTTACATCATTCCTCTAGACGACTATGTGAAGAAGTACTGGGACGAGGAGTACTATGACTTCATTCCATCGCTCTGGGAGGCTACCAAGTACAAAGGAAAGATCTACGGAATCCCACAGGACACAGAAGCAAGACCTTTCTACATCAACAAGCAGGTCTTGAAAAAACTCGGCTGGTCGGATGAAGAAATCAACTCTCTGCCAGACAGGATCGCCAGGGGAGAGTTCACCTTTGAAGACTTCATTGAAGTGGCAAAAGAAGCCGTTGAAAAGGGTCTTGTGGAGTGGGGACTCTACCACAGACCGAAAGCAGGTATCGACTACTACCAGCTCATGATCAGCATGGGTATCGACTTCTACGATGAGGAAAAGGCTGTGTTCGTTTACAACGTAAAAGAGATGAAAGACTACTTCAAGCTCCTCTACGACCTTGCGAACACCTACAAGATTCTTCCAAAGAACATGATAGGAACACCGTGGACCTCTGTTCACAAGGATGTCACGAGCGGAAAGGTCCTGGCATGGATGGGTGGTACATGGAACTGGGCTGAATGGAAGAAAGATTACGGAAAGACAGAGGAAGAACTGCAGGACATGTTCATCCTCGCTCCTGTTCCGAAGTTCAAAGGCAGAGGAAGGCCGAACACCCTGTCCCATCCAATCGTTTACATGATCCCGAGCACGAGTAAATACCCAGACATTGCATTCTTGCTCATAACCTTGGCTTCTGCACCGGAACTCAACATGAGACACGCTGTTGAGAGCGGGCACCTGCCGATCAGATGGCAGCAAACGGTGCTTCCTGAGTACACCAAGGAATTTATCATGGTGGAAGGAACGAAGCTTTTGCCGTACTCCGGTTTCATTCCAAACGATGACATGTTCAACCTCTACACCCAGATCATCTTCGAAGGAATGCAGATGGCCGAAAGCGGTATGGATCCAGAGAAGGTGGCAGAAGACGTTGCAAAAAGGCTGAAGTCCCAGCTGAAAGATAGGGTTGTGATCGTGGAGTGA
- the iolO gene encoding 5-keto-L-gluconate epimerase, which yields MKLSLVISTSDAAFDALAFKGDLKKGMELAKRIGYQAVEIAVRDPSVVDWNEVARLSKELSLPICAIGTGQAFLADGLSLTHPDEKIRKKSIERVKKHAEVAESFGAFVIIGLVRGKREGRPYREVEKLFLESMNSLLSDTKEVRFVIEPLNRYESDFINTVEEALRVIEKINSDRVGILADTFHMNIEEVNISESLKVAGKKLYHFHVADSNRWAPGCGHFDFESTFKTLKEIGYDGYISVECLPLPGGMEKAAEVAFRTLKELIVNL from the coding sequence TTGAAACTCTCTCTGGTAATCAGCACCTCTGATGCTGCCTTTGACGCACTGGCTTTCAAAGGAGACCTGAAAAAAGGAATGGAACTTGCAAAAAGAATCGGCTATCAGGCGGTGGAGATCGCTGTCAGAGACCCTTCTGTTGTGGATTGGAACGAGGTAGCCAGGCTCTCAAAGGAGCTGAGTCTTCCTATCTGTGCCATAGGAACTGGTCAGGCGTTCCTCGCTGATGGGCTTTCTCTAACACATCCGGATGAGAAGATCAGAAAAAAGTCGATCGAGAGGGTCAAGAAACATGCGGAAGTTGCAGAGTCATTCGGAGCATTTGTTATTATCGGCCTTGTTCGTGGAAAAAGGGAAGGAAGGCCATATCGAGAGGTAGAAAAACTCTTCCTTGAAAGTATGAACTCTTTACTGAGCGATACAAAAGAAGTGAGATTCGTCATAGAGCCTCTCAACAGGTACGAGTCAGATTTCATAAACACCGTTGAAGAGGCACTGAGGGTGATTGAAAAAATCAACTCTGACAGGGTGGGAATTCTCGCAGACACCTTCCACATGAACATAGAGGAGGTAAACATTTCAGAGAGTCTGAAAGTAGCGGGAAAGAAACTGTACCACTTCCATGTGGCAGACAGCAACCGATGGGCACCGGGATGCGGACACTTTGATTTTGAAAGCACTTTCAAAACCCTGAAAGAGATTGGCTACGATGGATACATCTCCGTTGAGTGTCTTCCTCTTCCGGGAGGGATGGAAAAGGCTGCGGAGGTTGCCTTCAGGACTCTAAAAGAACTAATTGTTAACTTGTAG
- a CDS encoding PfkB family carbohydrate kinase, producing the protein MITFIGHVSKDINVIHGKEETAYGGGVVAGSITAALLGVKAKVVTKCAREDIVHFEFLRENGVEVVFLESTRTTSIENRYGTSPDERESFLISAADPFTEEDLLHVEGKVCHVNPLWYGEFPEELITKLREKVDFLSGDAQGFVRAPENGKLVYRDWRKKEHLRFFDLFKVDIKEAAVLTGTKDLKDACRIIGSFGTRIVLATHSAGVLVFDGEFHEAPFEGWTLEGRTGRGDTCTAAFLVAFLFKGMSVDEATRFAARVTSVKMRHPGPLRRDDVETLSGNQHL; encoded by the coding sequence ATGATCACCTTCATTGGACACGTGTCGAAGGACATCAACGTGATACATGGAAAAGAGGAAACAGCGTACGGTGGAGGAGTGGTGGCTGGTTCTATCACCGCAGCTCTTCTTGGGGTGAAAGCGAAGGTGGTTACAAAGTGTGCAAGGGAAGATATCGTACACTTTGAGTTTTTACGTGAAAACGGAGTTGAAGTGGTCTTTCTGGAAAGTACCAGGACAACCAGCATAGAGAACAGGTATGGAACCAGTCCAGACGAAAGGGAAAGTTTTCTGATTTCGGCAGCTGATCCGTTCACAGAGGAGGATCTTCTGCACGTTGAAGGAAAGGTTTGCCACGTGAATCCCCTGTGGTACGGTGAGTTTCCAGAAGAGCTCATAACAAAATTGCGCGAAAAGGTGGATTTTCTATCTGGAGACGCACAGGGTTTTGTCAGAGCCCCAGAAAACGGAAAACTCGTCTACAGAGACTGGAGAAAAAAAGAACACCTGAGATTTTTTGATCTCTTCAAGGTCGATATCAAAGAAGCAGCGGTTCTGACAGGAACAAAGGATCTAAAAGATGCGTGTAGAATCATCGGCTCCTTCGGGACCAGGATTGTACTTGCAACTCACTCCGCCGGTGTTCTTGTGTTCGATGGAGAGTTTCATGAAGCACCCTTTGAAGGATGGACTCTGGAGGGGCGAACAGGAAGAGGCGACACGTGTACAGCCGCGTTTCTCGTTGCTTTTCTCTTCAAAGGAATGAGTGTGGATGAGGCCACACGGTTTGCAGCAAGGGTTACTTCTGTTAAGATGAGACATCCAGGACCTTTGAGGAGGGATGATGTTGAAACTCTCTCTGGTAATCAGCACCTCTGA
- the iolG gene encoding inositol 2-dehydrogenase, translating into MKLGIIGLGRIGTIHAENAKLLEDVELVAVSDIRIERAKEVAEKLKVKKVFASPEDLIRDPEVEAVMICSSTNTHAPLVLECARARKHVFCEKPLSLDLVEVDRMIEAMKEAGRILFVGFNRRFDRNFKKVKEAVEEGKIGTPHVLKITSRDPEPPPIEYVKVSGGIFLDMTIHDFDMARYIMGEEVEEVYASGSVLVDEEIGKAGDVDTAVVVLRFRSGALGVIDNSRKAVYGYDQRLEVFGTKGKITVDNIREDTTMLTDEQGDHGSKYLYFFLERYRESYLEELKTFVKNVAENEPPAVSGEDGRMALLLGYAAKKSLEEKRAVRLEEVIP; encoded by the coding sequence TGTCCGATATAAGGATTGAAAGAGCAAAGGAAGTGGCCGAGAAGTTGAAGGTGAAAAAGGTCTTTGCCAGCCCGGAGGACCTCATACGTGATCCAGAAGTGGAAGCGGTGATGATCTGTTCCAGTACCAACACGCACGCACCACTTGTCCTTGAATGTGCCAGAGCAAGAAAACACGTGTTCTGCGAGAAACCCCTCTCCCTGGATCTGGTGGAAGTGGACAGGATGATAGAGGCAATGAAAGAGGCTGGAAGGATCCTCTTTGTTGGATTCAACAGAAGATTCGACAGGAATTTCAAAAAGGTAAAAGAAGCAGTAGAGGAAGGAAAGATAGGGACACCCCATGTTTTGAAGATAACGAGCCGGGATCCTGAGCCACCCCCGATAGAGTACGTGAAGGTCTCAGGAGGAATATTCCTCGACATGACCATACACGACTTCGATATGGCGCGCTACATAATGGGTGAGGAAGTGGAAGAGGTCTACGCCAGTGGATCTGTGCTTGTGGACGAGGAGATAGGAAAAGCAGGGGACGTGGACACAGCCGTGGTCGTTCTGCGTTTCAGAAGCGGGGCTCTCGGGGTGATAGACAACTCCAGAAAGGCTGTTTATGGTTACGATCAGAGACTGGAGGTCTTTGGAACAAAAGGGAAAATCACCGTCGACAACATCAGAGAAGACACCACCATGCTCACAGATGAACAGGGTGACCACGGTTCGAAGTATCTCTACTTCTTCCTGGAAAGGTACAGAGAGTCGTATCTGGAAGAGTTGAAAACGTTCGTTAAAAACGTAGCAGAGAACGAACCACCGGCCGTGAGTGGAGAGGACGGGAGAATGGCTCTTCTGCTGGGATACGCTGCAAAGAAATCTCTGGAAGAAAAAAGGGCCGTGAGATTGGAAGAGGTGATTCCATGA